ACGGCGCGGTCGCAGACATCACCGCGACCATCCAGGACCTCTTCACGGCCTGAGCCCGCGCCGGTCACCCGACCGCGGCGCTGCCCGCCTCGTCCCGGCCGCCGGGCGCGTCCTTGAGGCCGCGCCAGAACAGGTCGATCATCAGCTGGCCCGCCTCGTCGACGTCGGTGTCGCCGGTGCTGACCCGGCTGGCGATCGCCTCGCCGGCGCCCACCAGCGCCACCGCCATCAGCTCGAAGTCGACGCTGGGCTCGGGGTTGCGGGTCCCGGCGCGCAACAGCCGGCCGACCAGCTCCACGATCCGCTCGCGGCCCTCGCGCACGGTATGAGCGAACGCCTGCGAACTGGTGGCCTGGGCATACATCACGATCCACGACGCCCGGTTGGCGTCGATGTAGTGCAGAAACGACCGAACCGCGTTCCGTAGCAGGTCTTTCGGGGGTTGCTGGAAGTCGATAGCGGTGCGCACCGCCTCGACGAAGCGCTGCAGCTCGCGGTCCAGACACGCCCCGAACAGCTCCTCCTTGGAGCCGTAGTACAGATACAGCATCGGCTTGGAGATCTGGGCGGCCGCCGCGATCGAGTCCATCGAGGTCTCGTGGTAGCCGTTGATCGAGAACATCTGTACCGCGGCGTCGAGCATCTGCTGTTCACGTACGGCCCGCGGTAACCGCTTGCTGCCAGCTGCCATCGACTCGGAGTCCTTCCGCGTTCTGCCTGACCGATGATCTTACCGAAGAGTAACTTCTGTGATCGGTCGCGGTGGCGAGATCACCGGTGGCAGTGTGTCCCGGGCTTTTTCATCGCTGCCACCCGCGCCAGCGAGGCGTCGATCCCTTCCTGCTTGAGTTCGCCGGCGGCCACGGCCTGCTCCAGTCGGTCGAGTACCGCCGGCACCTCGTCGGTGGTGACCCACAGCGCGACGTCGACGCCGGCCGCCAAGCTGCGCAACACCGCCTCGGCGACGCCGTAGTGCTCGGTGATGGCGGCCATCGACGACAGGTCGTCGCTGAACACCACGCCGCTGAAAGCCGGGCCGTGGTAGTCGGTGCCGGTGCGCAACAGCGTGACCGCCGCCGGGCTCAGGCTGGCGGGGTCCTCGGTCAGGCCGGGCACCTCCAGGTGGCCCATCATGACCGCCACC
This is a stretch of genomic DNA from Mycolicibacter terrae. It encodes these proteins:
- a CDS encoding TetR/AcrR family transcriptional regulator, whose amino-acid sequence is MAAGSKRLPRAVREQQMLDAAVQMFSINGYHETSMDSIAAAAQISKPMLYLYYGSKEELFGACLDRELQRFVEAVRTAIDFQQPPKDLLRNAVRSFLHYIDANRASWIVMYAQATSSQAFAHTVREGRERIVELVGRLLRAGTRNPEPSVDFELMAVALVGAGEAIASRVSTGDTDVDEAGQLMIDLFWRGLKDAPGGRDEAGSAAVG